A genomic segment from Thermostichus lividus PCC 6715 encodes:
- the moaC gene encoding cyclic pyranopterin monophosphate synthase MoaC, producing the protein MFSHINENQQPQMVDISDKDVSDRRAVAAALIELPPVFLAYQQENELCLKKGAVLQTAIIAGTMAVKRTAEAIPFCHPLPITACQFRCELLPLADKLQIRLECEVKTRDRTGVEMESLHGVTVAALTVYDMCKALSSNIVIRDVRLLAKSGGKKTLGQYPLYGLVLTGGKSERMGRDKALLDYYGQPHAQYLYHLLSQYCEQVFLSARSQQWQGTPLADLPTLGDTLPSEGPISGILTALRTYSQVNWLVVACDLPYLKAETLFPLLQQYREDVVATCYHHPQERFPEPLCAIYTPQALGVFEAAYAAGERCPVKVLQQAVCHCIAPCHPTTTANINTPEDYTHALHDVRAQ; encoded by the coding sequence ATGTTCTCACACATTAATGAGAACCAACAACCGCAAATGGTAGATATTAGTGACAAAGACGTGAGCGATCGCCGTGCAGTGGCCGCTGCCCTCATTGAGTTGCCCCCTGTCTTTCTCGCTTACCAGCAGGAGAATGAGCTATGCCTGAAAAAAGGCGCCGTGCTGCAAACGGCCATCATTGCCGGCACCATGGCCGTGAAACGAACCGCTGAGGCCATTCCCTTTTGCCACCCCCTACCCATTACCGCCTGTCAGTTCCGCTGTGAACTGCTGCCCCTTGCGGACAAGCTGCAAATTCGCCTTGAGTGCGAGGTCAAAACCCGCGATCGCACCGGTGTGGAAATGGAAAGTCTCCACGGGGTTACTGTTGCTGCCCTCACTGTCTATGACATGTGCAAGGCGCTCAGTAGCAACATTGTGATTCGTGACGTACGCTTGCTGGCTAAAAGTGGCGGCAAAAAGACCCTCGGCCAATACCCCCTTTACGGCTTAGTCCTCACGGGCGGCAAAAGTGAACGCATGGGACGGGATAAAGCCCTCCTAGACTATTATGGTCAGCCCCACGCCCAATACCTCTACCACCTGCTGAGCCAGTATTGTGAACAGGTTTTTTTATCGGCGCGATCGCAGCAATGGCAGGGCACCCCCCTTGCCGACCTGCCGACCCTTGGGGATACTCTTCCCAGTGAAGGCCCCATCTCTGGGATTCTAACGGCCTTACGCACCTACTCCCAAGTGAACTGGCTAGTGGTGGCCTGTGATCTGCCCTACCTCAAGGCCGAAACGCTGTTTCCCTTACTCCAGCAGTACCGTGAAGATGTGGTAGCGACCTGCTATCATCATCCCCAAGAGCGTTTTCCTGAGCCGCTGTGCGCTATTTACACCCCCCAAGCCCTAGGGGTCTTTGAAGCGGCCTATGCAGCAGGAGAGCGCTGCCCGGTCAAGGTACTCCAGCAAGCGGTGTGCCATTGTATTGCTCCGTGCCACCCTACGACAACCGCTAACATCAACACCCCCGAAGACTATACCCACGCCTTGCACGATGTCCGCGCCCAATAG
- a CDS encoding MoaD/ThiS family protein — protein sequence MSAPNSPKIIHLRYFALLREQAHTESEERPTTAGTYAELYQELQRCYGFSLPLGQMKVAVNDTFVDLSTPVQEGDDVVFIPPVAGG from the coding sequence ATGTCCGCGCCCAATAGTCCTAAAATCATTCACCTGCGCTACTTTGCCCTCCTGCGCGAACAGGCGCACACCGAGAGTGAAGAGCGCCCCACCACTGCTGGTACCTATGCTGAACTCTATCAGGAACTCCAGAGGTGCTACGGCTTTTCACTGCCCCTAGGACAGATGAAAGTGGCTGTTAACGATACCTTTGTGGATCTCAGTACGCCTGTGCAGGAGGGGGATGACGTTGTCTTTATTCCACCGGTGGCGGGGGGCTAA
- a CDS encoding molybdenum cofactor biosynthesis protein MoaE: MHPAVLSRPLAHLAAGAFVSFEGWVRNHNAGKTVLALEYEVYTTLALKEGERIVATAIERFDLLGAIAYHRYGTLQLGDIAVWVGTTAAHRRQAFAGTAYIIDEIKCRLPIWKKEYYAGAPATWVYCREHRH; encoded by the coding sequence TTGCATCCAGCGGTTCTCAGCCGCCCTTTGGCACATCTGGCGGCGGGTGCCTTCGTCAGCTTTGAAGGCTGGGTGCGCAATCACAACGCAGGCAAAACAGTGTTAGCCCTTGAGTATGAGGTCTATACCACCCTTGCCCTCAAAGAGGGGGAGCGCATCGTTGCGACAGCCATTGAGCGGTTTGACCTCCTCGGGGCGATCGCCTACCACCGTTACGGAACACTCCAACTAGGAGACATTGCTGTTTGGGTGGGCACCACGGCAGCGCATCGGCGCCAAGCATTTGCTGGAACCGCCTATATCATTGATGAAATCAAATGCCGCCTACCCATCTGGAAGAAAGAGTACTATGCTGGTGCTCCTGCTACTTGGGTCTATTGCCGTGAGCATCGCCACTGA
- a CDS encoding sodium-dependent bicarbonate transport family permease, giving the protein MDFLSNFLMDFVKQLQSPTLSFLLGGMVLAALGSQLQIPESICKIIIFMLLAKIGLTGGMAIRNSNLTEMVLPVAFSILLGILIVFIARYTLAKLPKVKTVDAIATGGLFGAVSGSTMAAALALLDEQKVAYEAWAGALYPFMDIPALVTAIVIANIYLNKKKLAATAESSLEESLSKQSVAAGEYSDPQNYPSTRQQYLRLKQRPENARVKIWPIVQESLQGPALSAMLLGIALGLFARPESVYENFYNPLFRGLLSILMLVMGMEAWSRIGELRKVAQWYVVYSVVAPIVHGLMAFGLGMIAHYTTGFSMGGVVVLAVIAASSSDISGPPTLRAGIPSANPSAYIGSSTAIGTPIAIGVCIPLFFGLAQAIGGI; this is encoded by the coding sequence GTGGATTTCTTGTCCAATTTCCTAATGGATTTCGTGAAGCAGTTGCAGTCCCCAACCCTCAGCTTTCTGTTGGGGGGTATGGTGCTTGCGGCTCTCGGAAGTCAACTCCAGATTCCGGAGTCAATTTGCAAGATCATCATCTTCATGCTGCTGGCTAAAATTGGCCTCACTGGGGGCATGGCCATCCGTAATTCCAATTTAACGGAGATGGTTTTACCTGTAGCATTCTCTATCCTGTTAGGGATTCTCATTGTCTTCATTGCCCGCTATACGTTGGCTAAGTTGCCCAAGGTCAAAACTGTGGATGCGATCGCCACCGGCGGCTTGTTTGGTGCGGTGAGTGGCTCAACAATGGCGGCTGCCCTAGCACTTTTAGATGAGCAAAAGGTTGCCTATGAAGCATGGGCAGGGGCGCTCTATCCCTTTATGGATATTCCAGCCCTTGTCACTGCAATTGTGATAGCCAACATTTATCTCAATAAGAAGAAGCTTGCTGCCACCGCCGAGTCCTCCCTAGAAGAGTCGCTCAGCAAGCAGTCTGTCGCCGCAGGGGAGTACTCTGACCCGCAAAATTACCCGAGCACGCGCCAACAGTACCTCCGGCTAAAGCAGCGACCTGAGAATGCTCGGGTCAAGATATGGCCCATTGTCCAAGAAAGTCTCCAAGGACCAGCTCTCTCAGCAATGTTGTTGGGAATTGCCCTTGGCCTGTTTGCTCGCCCCGAAAGTGTCTATGAAAACTTTTACAATCCCCTATTCCGTGGTTTGCTTTCGATCTTGATGTTGGTGATGGGAATGGAGGCATGGTCACGCATTGGCGAGTTGCGCAAGGTGGCTCAGTGGTACGTTGTATATAGTGTGGTGGCACCGATAGTGCATGGGTTGATGGCCTTTGGCCTTGGTATGATTGCCCATTACACGACGGGATTTAGTATGGGAGGAGTTGTGGTTCTCGCCGTCATTGCGGCCTCCAGTTCAGATATTTCTGGTCCTCCCACTTTACGTGCTGGTATTCCATCGGCGAATCCCTCCGCTTACATTGGTTCCTCCACTGCAATCGGTACCCCCATTGCAATCGGCGTGTGCATTCCCCTATTCTTCGGGTTGGCGCAGGCGATCGGTGGCATTTAG
- a CDS encoding P-II family nitrogen regulator, which yields MAKPAKKLVIVTEKILLKKIAAIIEEAGATGYTVMQTGGKGSRNVRSSGQPNVSDTTANIKFEILTPDRDMAERIADQVAAQFFMDFAGIIYICDAEVLYAHTFCGPEGC from the coding sequence ATGGCTAAGCCAGCCAAAAAGCTCGTCATTGTCACTGAAAAGATTTTGCTCAAAAAAATCGCCGCCATCATTGAAGAAGCGGGAGCAACGGGTTATACAGTGATGCAGACGGGGGGCAAAGGCAGCCGCAATGTGCGCTCCTCGGGGCAACCGAACGTTTCTGATACAACGGCCAATATCAAGTTCGAGATACTTACCCCGGATCGCGATATGGCCGAGAGGATTGCAGACCAAGTCGCTGCGCAGTTTTTCATGGATTTTGCCGGCATTATCTATATCTGTGATGCGGAGGTGCTGTACGCCCATACGTTCTGTGGGCCAGAGGGCTGCTGA
- a CDS encoding DUF928 domain-containing protein, translated as MSRPGNREGAATRGACKVETSATEPDLTTLVPVTNIGLTTANRPTFYWYLPANNYQAMEFTLFQSRPDGGQVEIYSQTLPLAGRPRLDSLTLDGKVPPLMEGVDYRWTVSLICNPADPDPSQIRFVEGWVQRVPMPEALAKQLSKATPVEAYELLAANGLWYDALNVLVNLRQQQPNDTKTATLWTELMTSDSVGLNRLSNPLMVQRLQPN; from the coding sequence TTGTCGCGTCCGGGGAACCGTGAAGGGGCGGCAACCCGTGGGGCGTGCAAAGTAGAAACGAGTGCAACAGAACCTGACCTGACTACTCTAGTTCCGGTCACCAACATTGGCTTGACAACAGCCAATCGACCCACGTTTTATTGGTATCTACCCGCCAATAATTATCAAGCGATGGAGTTTACCCTGTTTCAGTCTCGACCTGATGGTGGGCAAGTAGAAATCTACTCCCAGACCTTGCCCTTAGCGGGTCGTCCTCGCTTGGATAGCCTCACTCTGGATGGCAAGGTGCCGCCCCTCATGGAAGGGGTTGATTACCGTTGGACAGTGAGTCTCATTTGTAACCCTGCCGATCCTGATCCCTCGCAAATTCGCTTTGTGGAAGGATGGGTACAGCGGGTTCCAATGCCTGAAGCGTTGGCCAAGCAGTTATCCAAGGCAACCCCAGTGGAAGCCTATGAATTACTGGCGGCCAATGGTCTTTGGTATGATGCCCTCAATGTTTTGGTCAACCTACGGCAGCAGCAACCCAACGACACCAAAACGGCAACCCTGTGGACCGAGTTAATGACATCTGATAGCGTGGGGCTGAATCGCCTGAGTAACCCCCTGATGGTGCAACGGCTGCAGCCCAACTAA